In the Colletotrichum higginsianum IMI 349063 chromosome 7 map unlocalized unitig_7, whole genome shotgun sequence genome, one interval contains:
- a CDS encoding Glycosyl hydrolase family 43 has protein sequence MAPLISHLYTADPSAHVFNGKIYIYPSHDRETDIKFNDNGDQYDMADYHVFSTSSLDPLEPLVDHGVVLKTEDVPWVSKQLWAPDAAFKDGKYYLYFPARDKQDIFRIGVAVSDKPEGPFVPDTEPIKGSYSIDPASFVDDDGQGYLYFGGLWGGQLQCYQKGNDVFDADWLGPKEPSGEGAYALGPRVAKLTDDMHQFDGEVQEIQILDAETKKPILADDHDRRFFEAAWLHKKDGLYYFSYSTGDTHYLCYATSDSPLGPFTYGGRILEPVLGWTTHHSIVEFKGQWWLFHHDCELSSGVDHLRSVQVKEIFYDQDGNITTEKPQ, from the coding sequence ATGGCACCACTCATTAGCCATCTCTACACGGCTGACCCTTCAGCCCACGTCTTCAATGGCAAGATCTACATCTACCCATCCCATGACCGCGAGACCGATATCAAGTTCAACGATAATGGCGACCAGTACGACATGGCCGACTACCACGTCTTCAGCACCTCGTCGCTGGACCCCCTCGAGCCCCTTGTGGACCACGGCGTGGTCTTGAAGACCGAGGACGTCCCCTGGGTCTCGAAACAGCTCTGGGCGCCGGACGCCGCCTTCAAAGACGGAAAATACTACCTGTATTTTCCCGCCCGCGACAAACAGGACATCTTCCgcatcggcgtcgccgtaTCGGACAAGCCCGAGGGCCCCTTCGTACCGGACACGGAACCTATCAAGGGCAGCTACAGCATCGACCCCGCTAGCTtcgttgacgatgatggtcAGGGGTATCTCTACTTTGGCGGTCTTTGGGGCGGTCAGCTGCAGTGTTACCAGAAGGGCAACGACGTCTTCGATGCCGACTGGCTCGGCCCCAAGGAGCCtagcggcgagggcgcctACGCCTTGGGCCCGCGCGTCGCCAAGCTCACCGACGACATGCACCAGTTCGACGGCGAGGTTCAAGAGATCCAGATTCTCGACGCGGAGACCAAGAAGCCGATCCTGGCTGACGACCACGACCGCCGCTTCTTTGAGGCCGCTTGGCTGCACAAGAAGGACGGCCTGTACTACTTCTCCTATTCGACCGGTGACACACACTACCTCTGTTACGCGACCAGTGATAGCCCGCTGGGTCCCTTCACCTATGGCGGACGCATTCTAGAGCCTGTTCTGGGCTGGACGACGCATCACTCCATTGTCGAGTTCAAGGGCCAGTGGTGGCTCTTCCATCACGACTGCGAACTCAGCAGCGGCGTGGATCACCTGAGGTCTGTCCAAGTCAAGGAGATATTCTATGATCAGGACGGCAACATCACGACGGAAAAGCCGCAGTGA
- a CDS encoding Pigment biosynthesis protein ayg1 — translation MSPHKLPNQDGKRHWMMGTEAFERTMPHHQGIKALWETKWKFPCTKGVYPFHDGQYEDFEPIFEHLINNNINDGTSAAYTEAFFPIAESLTAMGDKAVSAGSKKEASDLYLRACTVYRIARFPYITAYPEVSCPVKWKAWEAQKQTYMKAAQSWDCPINDINIPHTHASGGDRQSIPAYVRLPHGASKSNPIPVVVLMTGLDGYRPDNTVRSDEFLARGWGSVIVEIPGTADCPADSADPDSPDRLWSSVLDWIAVDGRFNTDRVMVWGLSSGGYYAIRIAHTHKDRLIGSIAQGAGCHHFFDPEWLEKADGHEYPFLLTPAMAMKHGYKSVEEYKTGVQKKFSLLETGIIDKPSTRLLLINGTLDGLMPIEDSMMLFEYGTPKEGRFFSGALHMGYPMANGSVYPWMESVMASKAQNYSAQR, via the exons ATGTCGCCGCACAAGCTCCCCAACCAGGATGGTAAGCGGCATTGGATGATGGGCACTGAAGCCTTTGAAAGGACcatgcctcatcaccaggGTATCAAGGCCCTTTGGGAGACGAAGTGGAAGTTTCCT TGTACCAAGGGCGTCTACCCGTTCCACGACGGCCAGTACGAGGACTTTGAACCCATTTTCGAGCACCTCATAAAT AACAACATTAACGACGGGACCTCTGCAGCTTACACAGAGGCCTTCTTCCCCATCGCCGAGTCTCTGACCGCCATGGGCGACAAAGCTGTCAGTGCGGGAAGCAAGAAGGAGGCGAGCGACTTGTACCTCCGAGCCTGCACGGTCTACCGTATCGCCAGATTTCCATACATCACGGCCTACCCTGAGGTCAGCTGTCCCGTCAAGTGGAAGGCGTGGGAGGCCCAAAAGCAGACCTATATGAAGGCGGCCCAGTCCTGGGACTGTCCCATCAATGACATCAACATCCCGCACACCCACGCTAGCGGCGGAGACAGGCAGTCGATCCCGGCATACGTGAGGCTTCCCCACGGAGCGTCTAAGAGTAACCCCATCCCGGTCGTTGTTCTGATGACCGGCCTCGATGGCTACCGCCCCGACAACACCGTTCGATCGGACGAGTTCCTGGCGCGAGGGTGGGGAagcgtcatcgtcgagatTCCCGGTACCGCCGACTGCCCTGCGGACTCGGCCGACCCGGATAGCCCCGACCGATTGTGGAGCAGCGTCCTCGACTggatcgccgtcgacggccggtTCAACACGGACCGGGTCATGGTTTGGGGTCTTAGCTCGGGCGGGTATTACGCCATTCGTATTGCGCACACTCACAAGGACCGCCTGATCGGCTCAATTGCTCAGGGTGCCGGGTGTCACCACTTCTTCGACCCCGAGTGGCTCGAGAAGGCTGATGGCCACGAGTACCCTTTCCT GTTGACACCCGCCATGGCCATGAAGCACGGTTACAAGTCGGTGGAGGAATACAAGACCGGCGTACAAAAGAAGTTCTCTCTGCTTGAGACGGGCATCATCGACAAGCCCTCGACCCGGCTGTTGCTAATCAAC GGTACTCTGGACGGATTGATGCCGATTGAGGACTCGATGATGTTGTTCGAGTACGGCACGCCCAAGGAGGGTAGATTCTTTTCGGGAGCTTTGCACATGGGGTACCCAATGGCGAATGGATCAGTCTATCCTTGGATGGAGAGCGTCATGGCGAGCAAAGCTCAAAACTACTCCGCGCAGCGTTAG
- a CDS encoding Alcohol dehydrogenase GroES-like domain-containing protein — protein MSSVQVQTSVLHGAKDLKIEQRELPALAPGEVQIAVKATGLCGSDLHYFNHFRNGDILVREPLTLGHESSGVVTAVASDVSNLAVGDHVALEVGQPCEACELCAAGRYNICKGMKFRSSAKAFPHAQGTLQELVNHPAKWCHKLPESVSLEFGALAEPLSVAMHARDRARLPGGSTVLVFGAGAVGLLCAAVSKADQQRVVIADIQADRVQFALDNGFADAGVVVPALRPQTIEDKLAYAKDVAELVKQANIGGEEVGEVNATYECTGVETCMQTAIFATRPGGKILIIGMGTPIQTLPISAAALREVDFIGVFRYANTYPKAIDLIATKPKGLPALEKLFTHRFKGLKTIQDAFDMAGKVKDESGNLVLKVLVDTSG, from the exons ATGTCCAGCGTTCAAGTACAGACCTCCGTCCTTCACGGCGCGAAGGACCTCAAGATT GAACAAAGAGAACTCCCCGCCCTTGCGCCTGGCGAAGTCCAgatcgccgtcaaggccacAGGGCTTTGCGGCTCCGACCTGCACTACTTCAACCACTTCCGCAACGGCGACATCCTCGTGCGGGAGCCCCTCACTCTGGGCCACGAGTCCAGCGGCGTCGTTACTGCTGTCGCCTCCGACGTCTCCAACCTCGCCGTAGGCGACCATGTCGCACTTGAAGTTGGCCAACCATGTGAGGCCTGCGAGCTTTGCGCCGCGGGACGGTATAACATCTGCAAAGGCATGAAGTTCCGCAGTTCCGCAAAGGCGTTTCCCCACGCCCAGGGAACCCTCCAGGAGCTGGTCAATCACCCGGCTAAGTGGTGTCATAA GCTCCCCGAGTCCGTCTCCCTCGAGTTCGGCGCCCTTGCCGAGCCCCTCTCCGTCGCCATGCATGCCCGCGACCGCGCGAGGTTACCCGGCGGCTCAACCgtgctcgtcttcggcgccggcgccgtagGCCTGCTGTGCGCCGCCGTCAGCAAAGCCGACCAGCAGcgcgtcgtcatcgccgacatcCAGGCAGACCGTGTCCAATtcgccctcgacaacggcTTCGCTGATGCCGGCGTCGTGGTGCCGGCGCTGCGCCCGCAGACGATTGAGGACAAGCTGGCCTACGCCAAGGATGTGGCCGAGTTGGTCAAGCAGGCCAACATCGGTGGTGAGGAGGTCGGGGAAGTGAATGCGACGTACGAATGTACCGGTGTTGAGACCTGCATGCAGACAGCCATCTTT GCCACTCGCCCAGGCGGAAAGatcctcatcatcggcatggGTACGCCGATCCAGACTCtccccatctcggccgctGCGCTGCGCGAGGTCGACTTTATCGGTGTCTTCCGCTACGCAAACACGTACCCGAAAGCCATCGACCTGATCGCAACCAAACCCAAGGGTTTGCCGGCGCTCGAGAAACTGTTCACACATCGCTTCAAGGGGTTGAAGACCATCCAGGACGCTTTTGATATGGCgggcaaggtcaaggacgAAAGCGGGAACTTGGTATTGAAGGTTCTAGTAGACACGTCCGGTTAG
- a CDS encoding Acetyltransferase — MAEKGLFADDLVSPTVASALPEGYIVRALRQSDYNTGFLDCLRVLTTVGDISEPQFAERYDWLSKSDGYYILVIEDTSRKTVVGTGALIVERKFIHSLGLVGHIEDIAVAKDQQGKKLGLRIIQALDFIAEKVGCYKSILDCSEANEGFYVKCGFRRAGLEMAHYYEGDKSKAQ; from the exons ATGGCAGAAAAGGGGCtcttcgccgacgacctcgtgTCTCCCACCGTCGCCTCTGCTCTCCCCGAAGGCTACATCGTTCGCGCCCTCCGCCAATCCGACTACAATACCGGCTTTCTCGACTGCCTCCGTGTCCTGACCACCGTCGGTGATATCAGTGAGCCACAATTCGCAGAACGCTACGATTGGTTGTCCAAGAGCGACGGGTACTATATCCTTGTCATAGAGGACACGAGCAGGAAAACCGTGGTCGGAACCGGTGCCTTGATTGTCGAGCGCAAGTT TATCCACAGCCTTGGTCTTGTGGGCCACATCGAAGATATCGCTGTGGCAAAGGACCAGCAGGGCAAGAAGCTCGGTCTGCGCATTATCCAGGCCCTCGACTTCATTGCCGAGAAGGTCGGCTGCTACAAGAGCATCTTGGACTGTAGCGAGGCCAACGAGGGCTTCTACGTCAAGTGTGGCTTTAGGAGAGCCGGCCTAGAGATGGCCCACTACTACGAGGGAGACAAGAGTAAGGCCCAGTAG
- a CDS encoding Lipase produces the protein MDNMDSDDDWDADEHSHDLIHIPLEPHQGRTILPAPIAKAVSLATRSTCLAIRVGTLVSSYGFDAAKFTTLSSLELGRGILEGILSRSGRDMLVRSNSDLGREDAETVLERSLEHLHHAMSQIVFWTTTGFQMTSTTFSVVSEVSQLLLSSLDQFFGSTDSSRAIASIITLIRREFQNPATGVEGERVGVVDLVMGLCALAYLQRKCRRFLDEESRRLGHDEIVWDVVVLNDGERVDIHENSLYGVHKGRYKSKGPDILVSIPGDQPSPSILATIERHGERETSEDEDDDDLPEIRLKNQIMRSMPSDTSVSISTTTLTRKMITVDFTGPEPPTLTPPPGVEVVEREVLPSAEYQKEQPTRQHAVADVPTYRVVYRVDKSKQRSTTFRGYEEPEETTRKVESLDDTEDSDAFGRDGDNDDPPPPVPPKPALPVVAASSSRAEATSNSTPRRTKVGSGVPSTSPNSRASQIPTPKQNPENAPNQKRQRAPLAPLPARPRHENAVSSHSETTKAKRIKGDSLPTSKPSEKPAEKKSGIRQALKRGTSSNISNLFHRDGAGTTSSQSAGKAKQTPRAGPAERTTRTPTQSSRPSQNRAMGPTASSSSRGRNYENPSPVPRSSSRASYISVHERRRDSIVSQTETYSFHAVDGLRPQSPGYGRRDGMGQSSIPKSRSEKDMNDQKPPSPMKSRRARSHVNTPSLYSIANTGSQTSLVLSSYYQKSAYTDSEAIDTLRRAGTVDGVFPAFHLLRNITRYMRFSSASYGSNFLKFMGISKEMPLLRALDDTHHEIRSFAHHTESEAASILLASFVDSQGGSDTTGSTGTGVPLVHYISLDHESKAVVLACRGTLGFEDVLADMACDYDNLYWRGKSYKVHKGIHASARRLLYGGDGRVLYTLKEALDEFSDYGLVLCGHSLGGGVTALLGTMLAEPSSTGTGFVTTSEPHRRLLGDGRFLETDTTHVCLPSGRPIHVYAYGPPGTMSPALRKATRGLVTSVVHGCDLVPFLSLGVLHDFQAVALAFKSDNHEAKVEVRQRIWQAFQTGLAEKWYTSSSRSMVADEDKWSISALTTLRSSMMSLKLLPPGEVFIVESQRVLRRDAFLLSDEESIGRPAQRIVLKYVRDVESRFREVRFGTSMLIDHSPAKYEDALNKLRFGVVETG, from the coding sequence ATGGACAACATGGATTCGGACGATGATtgggacgccgacgagcacTCGCACGACTTGATCCACATTCCCCTCGAGCCTCACCAGGGCCGTACCATACTCCCAGCCCCTATTGCAAAGGCCGTCAGCCTCGCCACACGCTCAACCTGTCTGGCCATCCGCGTCGGTACTCTCGTCAGCTCTTATGGTTTCGATGCTGCAAAGTTCACCACCCTCTCCAGTCTCGAGCTGGGTAGAGGTATTCTTGAGGGGATACTCAGTAGGTCTGGGAGGGACATGCTCGTGCGCTCCAATAGCGACTTGGGGAGGGAAGATGCCGAAACTGTCTTGGAGAGAAGCTTGGAGCACCTGCACCATGCTATGTCACAGATCGTGTTCTGGACTACCACCGGTTTTCAGATGACAAGTACTACCTTTTCAGTGGTGTCGGAAGTATCACAGCTACTTCTCTCGTCTCTCGACCAGTTCTTTGGCTCCACCGATTCTTCGCGCGCCATTGCAAGCATCATCACTCTTATCCGTCGAGAATTTCAAAACCCTGCAACCGGGGTAGAGGGCGAGCGTGTGGGTGTCGTCGATCTTGTTATGGGCTTGTGCGCTTTGGCCTACCTCCAACGCAAGTGTCGACGCTTCCTTGATGAGGAGAGTAGGCGGTTGGGACATGACGAGATCGTCtgggacgtcgtcgtcctcaacgacggcgagcgAGTCGACATCCACGAGAACAGTCTCTACGGTGTGCACAAGGGCCGTTACAAGAGCAAGGGCCCTGACATCTTGGTTTCCATACCAGGCGATCAACCCAGCCCTAGTATCCTAGCCACTATCGAACGCCATGGGGAACGAGAAACCAgcgaagatgaggatgacgacgatctGCCCGAGATCCGTTTGAAGAACCAGATCATGCGCTCTATGCCCTCGGACACGAGCGTCTCCATCTCAACAACCACCTTGACGAGGAAAATGATCACCGTAGATTTTACTGGCCCCGAGCCACCGACATTGACACCGCCTCCCGGCGTGGAGGTCGTTGAGCGAGAGGTCCTGCCTTCAGCAGAGTATCAAAAAGAGCAGCCTACACGACAACATGCGGTTGCCGATGTTCCGACGTACCGGGTTGTATACAGGGTGGACAAGAGCAAACAGCGGAGCACCACATTTCGGGGCTACGAAGAGCCAGAGGAGACGACCAGAAAAGTAGAGTCCCTGGATGACACTGAAGATTCGGATGCCTttggccgagacggcgacaacgacgacccACCACCTCCCGTTCCTCCTAAACCCGCGCTGCCAGTAGTCGCGGCCAGTTCCTCGAGAGCAGAAGCAACTTCCAATTCGACCCCTCGTCGCACAAAGGTTGGGTCCGGCGTCCCTTCGACATCCCCCAACAGCAGAGCATCCCAAATCCCAACGCCAAAGCAGAACCCGGAGAACGCGCCTAACCAAAAGCGACAGCGAGCGCCACTGGCTCCTTTACCAGCGAGGCCACGTCATGAGAATGCTGTTTCTTCGCATTCTGAAACCACCAAGGCCAAAAGAATAAAAGGCGATTCTTTGCCAACGAGCAAGCCGTCAGAAAAGCCCGCAGAGAAGAAAAGCGGTATCAGACAGGCCCTGAAGAGGGGTACTAGTTCAAATATTTCCAACCTATTCCACCGAGATGGAGCGGGCACTACGAGCTCGCAATCCGCGGGAAAGGCCAAGCAAACCCCTCGAGCCGGACCCGCGGAGAGGACTACGCGCACTCCCACCCAGTCCAGTCGTCCTTCCCAGAACCGGGCCATGGGACCGACGGCTTCCTCCAGCTCCCGAGGTCGCAACTACGAGAACCCCTCACCAGTACCTCGTAGCTCCTCGCGAGCTAGTTACATCTCGGTCCATGAACGCCGGCGAGACTCGATTGTTTCGCAGACGGAAACCTACTCGTTCCATGCAGTCGATGGGCTTCGGCCACAGTCGCCAGGGTacggccgccgagacggTATGGGCCAGTCCAGTATCCCGAAATCTCGGTCGGAGAAGGACATGAACGATCAGAAACCGCCGTCACCCATGAAGTCACGCAGAGCACGCTCCCATGTCAACACACCGAGTCTTTACAGCATCGCGAACACGGGCTCTCAAACATCGCTGGTTTTGTCCTCGTACTACCAGAAGAGTGCATACACAGATTCTGAAGCCATTGATACCTTGAGGAGGGCGGGCACAGTAGATGGCGTTTTCCCTGCCTTCCATCTGCTTCGCAACATCACTCGTTACATGAGGTTTTCTTCGGCTTCCTACGGCTCCAATTTCCTCAAGTTCATGGGTATTTCCAAGGAGATGCCCCTGCTCAGGGCACTTGACGACACGCATCATGAAATCCGATCCTTTGCCCACCACACGGAATCAGAGGCGGCGAGTATTCTCCTTGCGTCGTTTGTTGATTCCCAGGGAGGTTCGGACACGACTGGCTCGACGGGTACCGGTGTTCCATTGGTTCATTACATCTCCCTGGACCATGAATCAAAGGCTGTTGTTCTCGCATGCCGTGGCACACTAGGTTTCGAGGATGTCTTGGCCGATATGGCTTGCGATTATGACAATCTTTACTGGAGAGGAAAGTCGTACAAGGTGCATAAGGGCATCCACGCGTCCGCCCGGCGCTTGCTCtatggcggcgacgggcgtGTTCTCTACACGCTCAAGGAGGCTCTGGACGAGTTCAGTGATTACGGACTGGTCCTCTGCGGCCACTCTCTCGGAGGCGGTGTTACTGCCTTATTGGGTACGATGCTCGCGGAGCCATCGTCCACCGGCACAGGGTTTGTCACCACGTCCGAgccgcatcgccgccttcttgggGATGGCCGCTTCCTTGAGACGGACACAACACACGTGTGTCTCCCATCAGGCCGCCCCATTCACGTCTACGCCTACGGGCCCCCAGGCACTATGTCGCCTGCCCTACGCAAAGCCACCCGAGGTCTCGTCACGAGCGTCGTGCACGGCTGTGATCTGGTCCCGTTTTTGTCCCTAGGCGTCCTGCACGACTTCCAAGCCGTTGCGCTCGCTTTCAAGAGCGACAACCATgaggccaaggtcgaggtcaGGCAACGCATATGGCAGGCCTTTCAGACTGGCCTCGCAGAGAAGTGGTACACGAGTAGTAGCCGCTCGAtggtcgccgacgaggacaagtGGAGCATCTCGGCACTAACGACGCTGCGGTCGAGCATGATGAGCCTCAAGCTTCTGCCTCCCGGTGAAGTGTTTATCGTCGAGAGCCAACGGGTTCTGAGACGCGATGCATTCCTTCTGTCAGATGAGGAGTCTATCGGACGACCTGCGCAGCGTATTGTATTGAAATACGTTAGGGACGTTGAGTCCAGGTTCAGGGAGGTTCGCTTTGGCACAAGTATGCTCATCGACCATAGCCCGGCCAAATACGAGGATGCATTGAACAAGCTCCGCTTCGGGGTTGTCGAGACGGGCTAA
- a CDS encoding Coiled-coil domain-containing protein, translated as MPSCSEPEPGLQGLHFDKPIPRPPKSPSKTSDIRSRNRRREYIERNPKYFNNAEHELADTLLYDSLIRKFQTPAEREADGKAKGYSGVLESSLLRGEARLADLKSSTEAASAPGHAKDFTTEADLSQTETKEDGLQRWQEFLTERFVRGHDEDFDYSLVDHNEDYDTMERRDAEEAWFDEEDPNWASDADKQVETKQGETGVQDF; from the exons ATGCCGTCTTGCTCGGAGCCAGAACCAGGACTCCAAGGCTTGCATTTTGACAAGCCAATTCCCCGCCCGCCAAAGTCGCCCTCTAAGACCAGCGATATTCGTTCTCGCAACCGTCGCCGGGAGTATATCGAGAGGAACCCCAAGTATTTTAACAATGCCGAACACGAGCTCGCAG ATACTCTTCTTTACGATTCCTTGATTCGGAAGTTTCAGACACCTGCCGAGCGAGAGGCCGATGGTAAGGCCAAAGGCTACTCGGGCGTTCTGGAAAGCTCTCTCCTGCGAGGCGAGGCCCGTCTTGCTGATCTCAAGTCATCAACTgaggcggcctcggccccgGGACACGCTAAAGACTTCACGACTGAGGCAGATCTGTCCCAGACCGAAACCAAGGAAGATGGGCTCCAGAGATGGCAAGAGTTCCTAACCGAACGTTTCGTTCGCGGCCACGACGAAGATTTCGATTACAGCCTGGTCGATCACAATGAAGACTACGACACCATGGAGAGGCGCGATGCCGAAGAGGCATGGTTTGACGAGGAAGACCCTAATTGGGCCAGCGATGCCGACAAACAAGTCGAGACCAAACAGGGCGAGACCGGCGTACAGGACTTTTGA
- a CDS encoding 2-deoxy-D-gluconate 3-dehydrogenase produces MASQFFSLEGQTALVTGGTRGIGAAVAVGLAEAGADILLVQRDESSKSTKEAVEKLGRKAQIYTADLSSQESVAALVPKVLQDGHQIRILVNCAGIQKRHPCEKFPDDDFNAVIQVNLNSVFTLTRDVGAHMLNLEPHPVTGRKGSIINYASLLTFQGGFTVPAYAASKGAVGQLTKSFANEWTSKGITVNAIAPGYIETEMNTALLNDKERLASISARIPAGRWGTPEDFKGTSVYLASKASGYVSGHVLVVDGGWMGR; encoded by the exons ATGGCCTCGCAATTCTTCTCTCTTGAGGGCCAGACCGCTCTCGTCACTGGTGGCACGCGTGGAATTGGCGCTGCCGTGGCCGTTGGCCTCGCCGAAGCAGGTGCCGACATTCTACTCGTCCAGCGGGACGAGTCGAGCAAATCGAccaaggaggccgtcgagaagctcggccGCAAAGCCCAGATCTATACGGCCGACCTCAGCTCTCAGGAgagcgtcgccgccctcgtgcCCAAGGTCCTCCAGGATGGCCACCAGATCCGCATTCTCGTCAACTGCGCCGGTATCCAGAAGCGCCACCCGTGCGAGAAGttccccgacgacgacttcaacGCT GTCATCCAGGTCAACCTCAACTCCGTCTTCACCCTCACCCGGGATGTCGGCGCTCACATGCTTAACCTCGAACCCCACCCCGTCACCGGCCGCAAAGGCAGCATTATCAACTACGCCTCCCTGCTAACTTTCCAGGGCGGCTTCACGGTGCCGGCCTATGCCGCCTCTaagggcgccgtcggccagctgACCAAGAGCTTCGCCAACGAGTGGACCTCCAAGGGCATCACCGTCAACGCCATCGCGCCTGGCTACATCGAGACCGAGATGAACACGGCGCTGCTTAACGACAAGGAGCGCCTTGCGAGCATCAGCGCCCGCATCCCCGCCGGCCGCTGGGGCACTCCCGAGGACTTCAAGGGCACCTCGGTGTACCTGGCCAGCAAGGCCAGCGGCTACGTGAGCGGCCATGTCTTGGTTGTTGACGGCGGGTGGATGGGTCGGTAA